A segment of the Leptospiraceae bacterium genome:
GAGCAAATCATGACGAGAAACCCCATTTGCGTGAAAAAAGGAACCAAAGCCATTGATGCTCTACACATGATGGAGGATCGACCATCCCAAATTAGTGTTCTACCAGTGGTCGATGAGGATGACCGTCCCATTGGATTGCTACGGCTTCATGATATCGTGAAGGCGGGTTTATAGAGCTTGATTCCAGTAATTCCAGTGTTTCTAGTTATTTCCAGGGATGATATTTTCGGTATTCTTCTTTGAGTTTTGCTTTGCTTATCTTTGTGTAGATTTGCGTTGTAGTTAACTTCGCATGTCCTAACATTTCTTGTAGAGAACGAATGTCAAGTCCTTCGTTTAATAAATCCGTGGCAAAAGTATGACGGAATTTATGGGGATAGATTTTTGTTTGAAGTAGTTTTTGATACCTTTCGAATCGGAATCGAACTCCCCGATCCGTAAGGGGATTTCCTTTTTGGTTTATAAAAAGTTTTTGGGTTTTGGGCTTTAGGATATCCCGGTTCTGTAAATATTCTGAAAGAGCTGTTTTTGCATAACTTCCTACAAAAATATATCTTTGCTGATTTCTTTTTCCCGTGATTAAGATTTCCTCTTGGACTTCGAGAGAATTGTTCTGTTTGTTATTTTTCTTTATAACTTGATGAACCTCCAAAGAAAGTAATTCGTGGATTCTCATCCCTGAGGAGTAGAGTAGCTCAATTAGAGCTCTATCACGAAGAAATATTGTTTTTTTGATTGGGTCTTTTTCTGTTTTGATTTTTTGATTGATATAATCAAACAGAAAAGATAGTTCTTGAGGCTTTAATGCTTCTGGGAGTTGTGATTTTATTTTGGGAAGTGTCAGAGAAACTGGATTTTTCGAGATCAAATTTTGATTTTTCAAAAAACGATAAAAAGCCTTAATCGATGCAATCTTTCGTCTTTGGGTTTTTGATGAGATTTTTTTAGCTGTTTTTGATTTATCAAGATTGATTCCAACTAATTCAAAAAAATAGTCTCGAATATCGTTTGTTTCGACTTTCAAAAACGAAATTCCTTTTTGCTGAATAGCTAAAAGAAATTCAATTGTATCTGAAAGATAAGCTCTGATTGTATGTTTGGAGGCATTTTTTTGAATAACTAAGTATTGATAGAATTGATAAAGTATTTCAATTTCTTGATCAGATAAAACTTCCCATTTATTCGTTAAGTGGAATTCTTTTTGTATATGAATGAACTTTTTCATTAGCATTAGCTTAATGAATCATCGTCATTGTGAATTTTAATTTTGAGTTGAAGTTATGCAATTGCATCCTAAAACCAGTTTTGTTTACTGTGATAAAAAGCTTATCTTTTATACAAGTATGTAATCTTTTTAGAAAATTATTTTATTTCAATCAGAAAATTATTTTATTTCGATTAGACAAAAAATATGTGGTTCTGAAATGAATAAATATCAGTCTTTAAAAAGGAAGATTCTTTGGCTTTTGATACGGAATTTATTCATAATACAGCCTATAATATTTGGTTTATTGTTTGTAGTTCTAGGTTTCTATGCCTTTTTTCTCGATCGAAATGAATTAAAGAAAGATGTAGAAATTGTAGAAAATGTCTTCAAAAAGAACTTGAATGAAAAAGCTATGTTTTATGTGAATTGGATTGATTACGAAAGCCCCATTTTATACATGTCGGGGAAATATCCTGATTATGTTGTTAAGGAGATTGGTTCTTCAATTTACTACATGGATTTAGATTTTTTTGTTTCAGTTTATCCTAATGGAAAAGTAAAAGAACTTTTTTATTTTGAAAATTTTAAAATAGCACAACCCCCCAAAGAATTAGTAGATGTAATTTCTTCAATGAAAATTCCTTACATTAGAAAACGTGAGGATTATCAATATGGATTACTTCGAGTTCGGGATGATATCTATATCATTAGCATGGTAGGAAGTCTATGGTTTGGGGATGGATACAAAAATTCTTATGGAACCTTTATTTTCGGTCAAAATATTAAAAAGTTTTTAGAAAAATATATTAATCATCCAAAATGGGATGTCGAAGTAAAATTAACTTTAGAAAATAAATATAAAATTTCAGAACGGAAAAGTTATTCGCTTATCTCTCCATTGTATCAAGAAGGCAAGTTCTTGTTAAAAAGTTGGGATGGCCATCCGATTGGGTATATTGTTCTCAAGCGGTTTAATTTTTTTATCAATTTTTTTCTTTGGGGTAGTTTGGTTTTTATGATTATTGGTGGAGCAGGTGTTTTGTTTACTTTTTTTCTTTTACAGCGAACATTGGATCAAGCTTTAGTTTTTCGACTCAGAAAATTTAATGAAGAAATCAAAAAAATCAAATCAAACTTAGATGAAATTAGATTTTTACCCTTAGAGGACGAAGAAAAAGACGAAATTTATCAACTAAAAAGTGAGTTTAATGAATTACTTAACAATATAGTAGAATATAATTCAATTCATTATACGATGATTGAAATGCTAAAGTTAGAAGAAGAAAGATCAAAGAAACTCTTAGAAAATATTTTACCTAAAAAGATTATTTCCATTATTGATTATGGTAAACAAAATTTAATTGCAGAAGAATACCCAGAAGCTACCATCTTCTTTTGTGATATTGTGAATTATACCAAGTTAAGCAAAAAACTAACAGCTGAAGAGTTGGTGCGTTATTTGAATGATTTTTATACAGAATTTGATTTAATTTTAGAAAAATACAAAGTAGAAAAGATTAAAACGATAGGTGATTGTTACATGGCAGCAACGGGTTTACCTGATTATGATGAAAAACACATTGATAATATGATATACTTCGCTATTGAAGTTTTAGAAATCACAGAAAGATTCTCAAAGAAAAATAACATTGATTTAAAAGTAAGAATCGGAATTCATAGCGGTAAAGTAATTGGAGGTGTGATTGGATTAAAAAAATACATATTTGATATTTGGGGGGAGGTAGTTAATATTGCGAGTAGATTAGAAAGTTATGGTGTAGAAAACCATATCCAACTATCACAATTTTCTTATGAATTAATTAAAGATCCGATATTAAAATCCTTGTTTCATAAAAGAGGTAAAATCATAATAAAAAAAGAATTGGAAATCATTACCTATCTAAGTAAATCTTTACATGAAATTAATTCAGTTTTTGAATCAAAAATAAGTTAAAAACTGGTATTTCTATAAAATTTGTTTATAAATTTTTTAAGATATTTTCAAAATATCCCAAAAAATTTCTCTGAACTTCTTTGGGTTCAAGGATGTAAACGAATCTTGCAAAAGGAATGAAGGTTTCTATTACACTTGAAGGATAAATTGTTCTTATTCTTCCCATCTTCCATTCTCGTTCGTTGATTGTTTGAGCTTTATCTAAAATCTCAAAGTTCCATTGGTTTGAAAGGTTTAGTTCAACTATTGGATCATAAAGAAAAATAATTTCCATGACTGCTTCAGAGTCGATTTTTTGAAGGATTTCTTGAACTTTACTTTCTAACAGTTGGTAGTCAATTGAAATTTTCATTTGGGTCTTTAATTGATTTTTTTGGGGATCAAACTTAACAATTCGATCCAATCGATAAAGTTTTATGTCCTCTGTAGAAAATTTGTAATCAATTCCTACTATATATTTTATATTTTGATACGAAGTGGTATCTATAGGAATGATTTTTTTCAATTCAACGTGAGTAGATGCTGGTTTTTTGTAATAAAATTCGACGATTTTCTTTAAGCTATCTGGTAGCTCTGATTGAATGGCTTTTTTATTGAATGCTACGATTTCAGAAAGTTTTTCTTCCAGTTCTTCAATACGATAGCGATCGATGAATTTGATGGGGTAAATTTTCAAAATTTTTCTTAATAGATTTTCGTTTGATATGAAATTAGCAATTATCTCGAAATCTTCCATGGTGAGCGGTAAGCGTAAATTCGAGAAAAATTTAACAGGAACATTAAATATTAATTTCATTCCATTTTTTGAAGTATAAAAGTCAATGTTGTAGTGATAATCTTCTAAAAAGTCATTGAGTTGACTAATGAAGTTTTCTATTTCATTTTTATTTTTCGTGGCTAGAATTTCTTTTAGTTTTTTTACACTGATGCTTGGTTTTTTATTTTTTGATTCCTTTCTTTTTAAAATTTCTATTACGACTGCTAATGCTGATAAGTACTTTATTATGTTTTTTTTACTTGCCATAAGAACTTAACTCTCTTTCTAAAGAATTGTAAAATTCTATTGTTTCTTCTAAATATTTTTTATAGCTATCGAAAATATCAGATTGTTCTATGTTTACTACCATATCTGGATATTTTGATATAAATCGAAAAAAACCTTCAGTATTAAATATTTTTACATCCATCGTTATTGTTTTTTCTTTTTCGCTTTTACCTATAATCCTATATGTTGGATAATTGTAGTTCGGAAAAGTAAATGGTAATGTGATTTGATCTAAAAACAAATCTTTATAGTAGCTTTTTATAGTAATCTTGATTCTCATGGGATTCTTCTCATTGCTAATAAAAAAAGGGTGTGGAAGGTTTCTATAAATATCTCTAATAGGAACAAAAATTTTATTAGATGTATTAGGTTCATTTGGATCACCAACAATTTCGACTTTTAAATAAGAGGGATTAGATATTGCTTCATATGATAAAATGTTTGAATAAATAAAATTTCGAATTTCACTTTTTTCATAATCCCAAGATATCAGGTAAAAAATTCTTAGATTCTTATAAATTATCAAGGGATATATTACTCTACTTATAATATCCCCATTTTTTTTACGATATATTATTTTTATGGGTTTTTTTCTTGAGATTAATCTGAACAATTCTATTAGAGGTGTTGTATTGTGATTGTTATGATTTGATTTTGTAAGAAGCCGAAGTTGATTAAGGTCTGACTCATTATAATTCTTGATAATCTTAAGCAGCTTTTTTATGAACCTCAATTCTGAGAAAAATAACTTGTAATACAAAGAAATCAGTTTGTCTCTGTATGCTTTATTGTTAGTGTTTTGGATTTGATACAATATCCCTTTTGCTATTTTCTTTTTTTCCCCTTCATTTAAGACAAGATCTTCTGATTTAATTTTTTTACTTAGGTTGAGATTTACGTCAATTCCTAATTCCTGAAGAAAATCCCTATCTCGTTTAAATTGTTTTAAAATAGTTTTCTTCTTTTTTTTATCTTGACCATAGATTTTTTTTAACTCTCTTAATTTATTTCCTTCTTTATCATTGATTATTTTTTTCACTGAACTGAAGTATTCTATTAGTTCCAAAGTTCTTTGAAGATTGTTTTGCCTTTCCTTATCATCATTATTACTTCTTTTACTTTTACTTATAGACATACAAAAACTCCTTTAATAAATTTAAATTTTATGTCAACTTTTCCCAGAAAAATATATCAGAAAAATTATAGTAAAAAATCTTAATCAATTTTTTCTTATGAGTGAACTAAATTGGAAAAATCGACTTTTGTATTTGACAATATTTTTTATAAATTTATCATAGTAGCAATAATGAATCATAATCATTAGGAGGAGAGAATGAGTAAGAAATTTACATTACTTTTGGCTATCTCTTTTGTTTTTGTAGGAGCATTGTATTCCCAAAGTGCGTATTTAGGCTATGGTTTAGGGGTGCAATTTAACGTTGGCGATCTTGGTTCTACCATTACGAAAGATGGATTGGATAACGCTATAGGTGATCAAAAAATCATCATTCCCGAGAACACAATTGATGTGTGGTCAAAAAGTGGCTTTGCTAAGGCAAAGATTAGTGGTGCCATGCATGGTGGTATTTTGAATGTTTTCTATGAACGAGAATCTACTTCTACTTTCTGGAGAGTAGGTCTTGAATACACAAAAAAGATTTTAGGTGGAAAGACCTCAGCGAGTATCTTAGGGATCTATCAAAATGTAAGTCAAAATTGGGATTTCGTAAGTTACTACATTCCCTTTATTTACGGTATCAAAGCGGGGGTGGGTGAAGCTTCTTCTGTCTATGGTGGTATTGGTATTAATTACCATCGTGGTGGATGGTCCTTGAGTGGAACTGTGGATGGAGCTACGCCTTGTTTTGTCGGCTTACAATTCGGAACTTACTTACTTTGTGGTTTCGGACCTTGGGGTGATGCCGAGTTAAGAACAGCAGTTGCATTTGCACGTCAACAAAATTTACCAACATCGTCTATACTTAATACGGTTGATCAATCGAAGTTTTATCGAGGAGCTATTTTTGGTGAGAAGGTTGTTTTTGATGTTAATGGCGTAGGTTATAATTTAGTGATTGGTTTTGAAAATAGGCTCCAAAACAAAAGCAAATTCTACATCGAAATCGAATACTTTGTTGGTGGTGGAATGGATAATGCACCCGTGCAAGCTATTGGAACCATTTCTCAATTGGCTTCTACGGGAAACCTTTCTTATCCTGTGAATCTTAGCGGTATTCGTTGGAAATTAGGTCTCAAACAACCCCTCTAAAATTCCATCCCCCCAATTCGGGGGATGATTCCTGTCCTTCAACATTCACTCAAAAAAATTTAATTTCATCATAATATAAGAATTCCCCATCCTAATATTGATTTAGTTTTCTAAATATAAACTCAAAATTGAATAACTATTGATTAAAAAAAATAACTAAATAGAATTGTTTTGTGTTAAAACAAATATACGGTGATTTCGTTCAGAGATTGATACACGAAATTCAGTCATATTACAAAGAAAATTTAGTATCAATAGTTCTGTTTGGTTCAGTAGCAAGAGGAGTGTTTCGTAATGACTCTGATATTGACGTTCTTATTGTTTGTGAGGTTTTACCTCGAGGAGCTACAAAACGAATGGAAGAATTTTTATTGATTGAAGATCGCTTGGAGAATGAACTTCGTGATTTACGAAAAAAAGAAGTTTGGATTCAAATCTCACCTGTTTTGAAAACAAAAGAAGAAGTTCTTTTGGGAAGTCCCTTATTTTTGGATTTTGTTTTCGATGCGAAAATCTTGTATGATAAAGAAAATTTTTTCAATCATTATATTTCCCAATTCAAACGAAAGCTCGAACAATCAGGAGCAAAACGAATCCAAAAAGATATGCATTGGTACTGGATTTTAGATCCAAAATTGGATTTATGACATTTGAGGGCTTAGCCAAAAGTTATTTCGAAAAAGCTATGGTAAGGCTTGAGGTTTTATATTTTCTCAAGGAAAAAAAAGCCTTTTCGGACGTGGTTCGAGAAGCTCAAGAAGCTGTGGAGTTAGCGACAAAAGGAATGCTACGAATGAAAGGTATTGAACCTCCAAAGTATCATGATGTAAGTTATTTAATTCTTGAACTCAGACAAACTTTTCATGAGCTACAAGATCACGAAATACACGAGTTGGTGCGAATTTCCAAACGATTACGGAAAGAACGAGAATTGGCGTTTTATGGTGATGTGGATTTTATCCCGACTATCGAATATAAAGAAAGTGATGCCTTGCAAGCCATTCAAGAAACTGAATTTGTTATCAATGTGGCAAAAAAGATATTTTCAATAGAATGATCATTTAATATTTACTTCATACTTTATGTGTCATTCAAAATGTCTCGAACTTTCAACCATACATCTTTTGCTTCATCAAAAGGAATGAGATCCAGGATCATCCAATCATGCTGCATGTAAGGATATTCATAAAAATAAAAAGAAGGATGTGGATTTTTAAAGAAGAACTCTTTTGCATCAGGAAAAAGAATATCGTGGGTTCCCATGAATAGATGAATTTCAGGAAGAAAATCATATGGATGGTATAGAGGGCTTACTTCGGGGTTTTTGGGATTGTTTTCACTGTATAGTTTTCCCGCCATCATCAGTCCGTTTCTCGTGAGTATGAAATCTTTTGATTCAATATTTTCTATTTTAGGATTTTCCATAGATAAATCAACCCAAGGGGAAAACAAAATGACTTTTTTGGGCATTTCATCTTTCGAAAGTTTTTGTAAAAGGACTAAAGCCAAATTCCCTCCCGCAGAATCACCTATAATGATGATGTCTTTTTCGTTCGTTTTTAGGTAATCATAAAAATTCTTACAGAATGCGATGATTTCTTTGTATTTATAGTGAGGGACGGTAGGATAATCTGGTGCGTAAATGATTGCTGAAGAAATCTTCTGAAGTTTTTTTATCATGAGCCAATGAAAGAGATAAAAGCTTCGTAGAAAAGCACCCCCATGAAGAACAAGAATCAAGATCGAGATTTTCTCTTCTTTTTGAGGATTAAAAACAAATACATTTCTATTTTGAAAGGATTGAACTTGATACGTCTTTTTTGAAAACATGAACTTTGGAGGTTTTGGGAATTCATATATTTCTTTGGAGATTTTTTTCGATTTTTGATAACTATTCATTGCTTTTTCAAAGGCAAATTTCTTTCGTTGGATCTTCAAGAGTAATTCCAGAAGTTTGCTCAAATATGATGGTGAATTTGGGTGTATATAGTAGTTAGGCGTTTCTTTCATCTTGCATTAAGTAATTCTGAACGTAATCCATCACAGCTTCTCGTAAAGGGGTGATAGTCTCGTGATAACCAGAGGCTCGTAATTTCTCGATAGGTGCTTGCGTATAATACTGGTATGATTTTCTTAAATCCTCTGGCATTTCTATAAATTCAATGTTTTTTGGTATCTTCATAGCTTCAAAGATGGGTTCAACTAATTCCAACCATGTAGATGCTTTACCGCTTCCAATATTGAAAATCCCAGAAGCTGTTGGATTTTCCAAGATAAAAAACACTGTCATTTTAGCTGCATCTTTTACATAAAGAAAATCCCTCATTTGCTTGCCGTCTTCGAAGTCAGGATGATAACTCTTAAAGAGCTGAATCTTTCCCGTCATACGAATCTGTCGAAAACCTTTTAAAACCATAGATTGCATATTTCCCTTGTGATATTCATTAGGTCCGAAAACATTAAAATATTTGAGTCCAACAAACAGATTCGTATGTTCGAAAAAGCCATTTCTTTTTAACCACAAATCAAAAAGATGTTTCGAGTATCCATAAGGATTTAATGGTTGAAGTTTTTCTAGATCTTCGATGTTATCATCAAATCCCATTTTTCCATCTCCATACGTAGCAGCACTTGATGCGTAAATCATTCGGATATTGTATTGGTATGCTTTGATGGCTAATTGCTTTGAGTATTCGTAATTATTTTTTATTAAGTACGAGGCGTCTTTTTCAGTAGTAGATGAACACGCACCTAAATGAAAAATGGCTTTAACATCTTGAAGAAATGAGTTATTTTCAATCATTTTTAAAAACTCTTCTTTTTCGTAGTAGTCAACAAATCTGAGGTTTCGTAGATTTTTCCATTTTTCTGATTTTCCTAAATGATCCACACAGATAATTTGCTCAATGCCATTTTGATTTAATTCACGAACGACCGCACTTCCAATAAAACCCGCAGCTCCTGTAACAATATAAAGTAATTTCTTTCGTTCCCTTTCCCTAAAGAAAAAATACATAAAAAACAAAATCCCATCAAAAGAGGTAGCGTCAAAATCTTTTATTATGATTTTTTAAAAATATCCCAAATGTTTATTTTCTAAAAAGTATTTGCTTATTGACTCCGTTTTTGTTATTTTGTTATCGAAAAATTTTCTTTGGTGTCGGGTGATGATGACTTCTCTTATGAAGTATTTTTATCTTTGGCTTATGATCGTTTTTGTTCTAAGTTGTGCATCTACAAATGCGGGGATAGCCTCATCAAACATACCGATCAATCCAGCTGTGACTGAAATTCAATACATTACAACAGATACAGTTCGGAAGGACTGGTGGGTATTTGATGTGGGTGTTTTCGGCTTGCCTTTGGAAGAACCTCCCATAGATGAAGCCCTCAAAGAATTACAACAAAAACACGAAGGGGATGCTTTGATTAACATCAGGTATTATACCCAACGGTCTGTTTTTTTGATGTTATCAAAGAATTCTATTATCATAAAAGCCGATGTAGTAAAACTCATTCCCAAGACGACTCCGCCACCAGAACCCAAAGACACGCGGGAACGAAAGCGATAACTATGAGGAAGTTTTCGCTTTTATGGTTGGTTTCCTTTTCTTTTTGTGTTGAGACAGGTTATATCGATAGTATGTTGATTGTGCCAGAAGCATCGAATCTTTATCGGGATGATCTTTATGTGGTTTGTCCAAAAGAAATTCCTCGATCTCAAGAACAAGAAGAAACTTCATTTTCTATTGAATACGTACCTTTGCGAGATTACAAAGGAGGATGTGATGTTCAGGGGGAAGTGTCTCAGTTTTATTTATTTCATTTGATCCCAATATCGGGAAGTTTGGATCCAGAATATGCTCTGGGTACCATGGTCCAAAAATATGAAGGAGATACCATCATCAATATTCGTGCATGGCATGAAAGTCATTATTATAACGTTTTAGGGCAGGTTCGCCTTTTAAAACTAAAAGGAACGGTCATTAAGTTTCAAATACCACGATGAGGGCTCCAAATTTGATTTTATTTGGAATTTTGGTTTTAAGTTCATATTGTGTAGTTGAGGATGCTTCCATAAATTTTGTGGATGCGTATATAGAAATCCAAAAAGCAGTAGAATACAAACAGAAAGAATGTGGGAATCGTCCACCCAATGATTTTATCCCACCCCCAAATATTGACGAAGATAGCTTACGATTATGTAGCTTATATATCTTGAGGTTGCCTTGTCCCTTTGATGAATATCCAATTTATTGTTATGATTTATACTGGAATGTTATATTTAAAGAATAAATTAGCATTTTTGTTGTTTTTGTTTTTGTTGATGGTTAAGAGTGTTTATGGTTTTGAAGTAACTATTCAGGTTTTTGATGCAAAGCGACAGCCTGTCTCTGATGCAAGGGTGATTATCGCCGAGACAAAAGAATTTAAATTCACTGACAAAGAAGGAAAGGCAGTTTTTGATATTCCTCAGCCTGGATTTTATCAAGTTCGAGTGGTATTACCAGATGGAAATGTATTACAGCCTTCTGTTCAAGTATTAGGGAAAGGTCAGCTCATACCCCTTTACACTTCTGAGCCAAAACCAGAAAGAACTCCCAGAGAACAAATTGTTTCGGATCAAGGTGTGATTGTTGTAGGAAGAAGAGAACTTCCTCCCTCTTCTGTATATACTGTTCGATTAGATCAAATCAAACGACTTCCTGGTCAATTTGGAGAAGCCATCCGAGGGATTGAAAATTTGCCCGGAGTTGTGGCACCTCCTTTTGGTTCGGGTGAGGTAGCATTAAGGGGTTCTAATCCCGATTCGAATTCTTTCTACGTTGATGATTTACCCATTGCTTTTGCTTATCACTTAGGAGGGTTGAGCTCTGTAATTCAAAATGAATTCATCCAAAGTATAGACGTATATACGGGATCTTATCCTGCCAAATACGGAGATGCCACAGGGGGTGTGATTGCCATTTTTACTCCTGATGAGGTAGAACGAACCAATGGAGTTGCTTCCATTAGTGTTTGGGCTACGAATTTGCTTTTACAAGTTCCTTATCAAAATTCGAGTTATGTTGTTTTAGGAGGTAAGGTCTCGTATTTGGATCAGACACTGCGTCCCCTTTTACCCAAAACCATAACGTTAGTGCCGAAGTATCAAGATTTACAAATCAAAATCAAACATCAATTGTCGAATACTCAGTCTCTATTTTTTTATGTGATTGGCTCAAGAGATTCTTTTGTAGCAAGAATCAAAGAAAAACCATTTGAAAACCCTCTGAAAGAACCACCGCCAGATTTGATAGGACTGCGTGGAGCTGTTGATCGGGATTTCATAACAACTGCGATACGCCATCGCTTTCAGCCTTCATCGTTTTTTCAAAACGAGACAACTCTCATTTATTATACCCGTAGAGTCTATATTGATGCTTCGATTGGAAATATCAGTGCGAAATTTACAAGAACGGACGGCTATGGAGCTCTTAGAAACGAAACAAGATTGGGGTTGATTGAGAATTTGTTAAACTTTGAATTTGGAGTAGAACTACGAAATCTTATCTATAACAATAAAGGAGAGTTTCCAAGGCCAAAAGATCCCTTAAATCCAAATCCTGATCCCTATAAAATTGATCCTCCAGATTACGAAAAGGTACCCGTGAACGATTCTTTCTTCTCACCTTTTTCGGTGGCATATGGGATTTTAGTTTTTAAGAACCGTTGGTTGGAGTTTCGTCCGGGAATACGCTATGAATACTTTTCATTGAATAAACAAGCAGTTCTGGTGCCAAGGGGATCTTTTGCCATCAGATTGACAGAAAACTTGAAGTTGATTGGAGGTGGTGGAATATATCATCGGGTGCCAAGTCCGAATGAATACTCACCCACATCTGGAAATCCCAATCTACGATTCGAAAAGGCTTCTCACACCTCAGGAGGGTTTGAGTACCAATGGAGAGATTGGCTTTTTCGAGTGGAAGGTTTCAAACAATATTATGATGATTTAGTTATCCAAGACCCCTACATTACGACTCCCATCAAGATCAATCAGGATCCTATCCGAAAATACGAAGAACCCATTTTGTTCAATGCTCCCCTTTATTTTTCGAACAGGGGTGATGGACGTTCCTATGGTGCTGAGGTGTTTATCCGATTTGATCCTCCACGCTCAAAAGGATTGTATGGCTGGCTTTCTTACACTCACAGTGTGTCGAAACGTCGTGATCATTTACGCAGACTAACAGAAGACGAGAAAAAACAAGTAATTAGTGCAAACGAGAGAAGACTATGGCAATATTACGATAATTCAAAACTAATCTCTGCTGATTTCGATCGAAGACATCTTGTGAGATTAATCATAGGCTGGAAAATCAATCCTACTTATCAAATTGGCATACGCTGGCGATACCAAACATCACCACCCTATACTGTAGTTGTAGGAGATGACGGCGGCAAAAACAAAAACAATGGTCGACCTTTATTCCAACCAAAACTTTCTGAAGAAACTAATACTTTTCGTTCGAAACCCTATCATAGCTTAGATATTCGTTTTGATAAATTTGTTAATTATGAATGGGGTTATGGAAATATTTTCGTTGAACTCATTAATGTGTATTTACGTCAAAACATAGGTGGATTTGCTTTCAATCGAGCTTTGCCCTTTACTCCTATCAATCCAAGGCCAGCCCCTGAATTTGGAACTTTAGAAATCACGCAAGGAAAACGAAAAATTCGAATTCCCTTATTCAACTTAGGTTTTGAGGTAAAGTTCTGATGAGAAAAATAGTAGTATTGATTATACTTTTCTTTTGGAGCTGTGAGCAGTCTCCAAAATACGAAGAAAAAGAGAACCTAAGAAATCTCTATGTGTTTGTCAATCTACTACCCACCGAAGAAAAACTCAAGGAAATTTGTATTGACTCCGAAAAACAAGCATTGAATTGTTCTGGTCTCAATCAATTTTCTTATTTTGGAATTATAAGTAAATTTTATAAAATTACTATAACTTCTTCATCACCTGAGGTTTATTGTGATTCCTTGATACGTTCAGAAATTTTCGAAGAAGGAAAGTTCAGCTTAGATGCTAGAAGATGCCACTTTGATTGTAATCAGAAGTTCTGGCAGTCAAAAGAAAACTGTAGCTCTTCTGTTACTTTAGAAGAATATTCAAAGTGTTTACCGG
Coding sequences within it:
- a CDS encoding porin OmpL1, with translation MSKKFTLLLAISFVFVGALYSQSAYLGYGLGVQFNVGDLGSTITKDGLDNAIGDQKIIIPENTIDVWSKSGFAKAKISGAMHGGILNVFYERESTSTFWRVGLEYTKKILGGKTSASILGIYQNVSQNWDFVSYYIPFIYGIKAGVGEASSVYGGIGINYHRGGWSLSGTVDGATPCFVGLQFGTYLLCGFGPWGDAELRTAVAFARQQNLPTSSILNTVDQSKFYRGAIFGEKVVFDVNGVGYNLVIGFENRLQNKSKFYIEIEYFVGGGMDNAPVQAIGTISQLASTGNLSYPVNLSGIRWKLGLKQPL
- a CDS encoding HEPN domain-containing protein → MTFEGLAKSYFEKAMVRLEVLYFLKEKKAFSDVVREAQEAVELATKGMLRMKGIEPPKYHDVSYLILELRQTFHELQDHEIHELVRISKRLRKERELAFYGDVDFIPTIEYKESDALQAIQETEFVINVAKKIFSIE
- the rfaD gene encoding ADP-glyceromanno-heptose 6-epimerase, whose product is MYFFFRERERKKLLYIVTGAAGFIGSAVVRELNQNGIEQIICVDHLGKSEKWKNLRNLRFVDYYEKEEFLKMIENNSFLQDVKAIFHLGACSSTTEKDASYLIKNNYEYSKQLAIKAYQYNIRMIYASSAATYGDGKMGFDDNIEDLEKLQPLNPYGYSKHLFDLWLKRNGFFEHTNLFVGLKYFNVFGPNEYHKGNMQSMVLKGFRQIRMTGKIQLFKSYHPDFEDGKQMRDFLYVKDAAKMTVFFILENPTASGIFNIGSGKASTWLELVEPIFEAMKIPKNIEFIEMPEDLRKSYQYYTQAPIEKLRASGYHETITPLREAVMDYVQNYLMQDERNA
- a CDS encoding WYL domain-containing protein, whose product is MSISKSKRSNNDDKERQNNLQRTLELIEYFSSVKKIINDKEGNKLRELKKIYGQDKKKKKTILKQFKRDRDFLQELGIDVNLNLSKKIKSEDLVLNEGEKKKIAKGILYQIQNTNNKAYRDKLISLYYKLFFSELRFIKKLLKIIKNYNESDLNQLRLLTKSNHNNHNTTPLIELFRLISRKKPIKIIYRKKNGDIISRVIYPLIIYKNLRIFYLISWDYEKSEIRNFIYSNILSYEAISNPSYLKVEIVGDPNEPNTSNKIFVPIRDIYRNLPHPFFISNEKNPMRIKITIKSYYKDLFLDQITLPFTFPNYNYPTYRIIGKSEKEKTITMDVKIFNTEGFFRFISKYPDMVVNIEQSDIFDSYKKYLEETIEFYNSLERELSSYGK
- a CDS encoding nucleotidyltransferase domain-containing protein, giving the protein MLKQIYGDFVQRLIHEIQSYYKENLVSIVLFGSVARGVFRNDSDIDVLIVCEVLPRGATKRMEEFLLIEDRLENELRDLRKKEVWIQISPVLKTKEEVLLGSPLFLDFVFDAKILYDKENFFNHYISQFKRKLEQSGAKRIQKDMHWYWILDPKLDL
- a CDS encoding alpha/beta hydrolase → MKETPNYYIHPNSPSYLSKLLELLLKIQRKKFAFEKAMNSYQKSKKISKEIYEFPKPPKFMFSKKTYQVQSFQNRNVFVFNPQKEEKISILILVLHGGAFLRSFYLFHWLMIKKLQKISSAIIYAPDYPTVPHYKYKEIIAFCKNFYDYLKTNEKDIIIIGDSAGGNLALVLLQKLSKDEMPKKVILFSPWVDLSMENPKIENIESKDFILTRNGLMMAGKLYSENNPKNPEVSPLYHPYDFLPEIHLFMGTHDILFPDAKEFFFKNPHPSFYFYEYPYMQHDWMILDLIPFDEAKDVWLKVRDILNDT
- a CDS encoding tyrosine-type recombinase/integrase, coding for MKKFIHIQKEFHLTNKWEVLSDQEIEILYQFYQYLVIQKNASKHTIRAYLSDTIEFLLAIQQKGISFLKVETNDIRDYFFELVGINLDKSKTAKKISSKTQRRKIASIKAFYRFLKNQNLISKNPVSLTLPKIKSQLPEALKPQELSFLFDYINQKIKTEKDPIKKTIFLRDRALIELLYSSGMRIHELLSLEVHQVIKKNNKQNNSLEVQEEILITGKRNQQRYIFVGSYAKTALSEYLQNRDILKPKTQKLFINQKGNPLTDRGVRFRFERYQKLLQTKIYPHKFRHTFATDLLNEGLDIRSLQEMLGHAKLTTTQIYTKISKAKLKEEYRKYHPWK